Proteins encoded by one window of Aliidongia dinghuensis:
- the phnH gene encoding phosphonate C-P lyase system protein PhnH gives MSQLAAAPMIEPGFQSPVDDANHVFRLALKALAHPGTIVEIARPTAVPTGVLAGGLGRAAIGVALALVDFETPVWLDAAAAPVGPHLRFHCNCPILERPDRAAFAFAADPAHLPALDTLPLGSDAYPDQGATLVIEVRALASAPGLVLTGPGIDGTTTLSVDGLPGDFWDRRAALAPLFPRGLDLLLTAGDLLVAVPRTTSVRRS, from the coding sequence ATGAGCCAACTCGCCGCAGCGCCCATGATCGAACCCGGGTTCCAGAGCCCGGTCGATGACGCCAACCATGTCTTCCGCCTGGCGCTGAAGGCGCTCGCCCATCCCGGCACGATCGTCGAGATCGCCCGACCGACCGCGGTGCCGACCGGGGTGCTGGCAGGTGGCCTCGGCCGTGCAGCGATCGGCGTGGCGCTGGCCCTGGTCGATTTCGAGACCCCGGTCTGGCTCGACGCGGCGGCGGCACCGGTGGGTCCGCATCTGCGCTTCCACTGCAACTGCCCGATTCTGGAGCGGCCGGACCGGGCCGCCTTCGCCTTCGCGGCCGATCCCGCCCACCTGCCCGCACTCGACACCCTGCCGCTCGGCAGCGACGCCTATCCGGACCAGGGGGCGACGCTGGTCATCGAGGTCCGGGCGCTGGCCTCCGCGCCGGGCCTTGTCCTCACGGGACCGGGCATCGACGGCACGACCACGCTCAGCGTCGACGGCCTGCCCGGTGATTTCTGGGATCGTCGCGCGGCGCTGGCACCGCTGTTCCCGCGCGGTCTCGATCTGCTGCTGACCGCGGGCGACCTGCTCGTGGCCGTGCCACGCACCACGTCCGTCCGGCGGAGCTGA
- a CDS encoding chromate transporter, producing the protein MSGTAPRDRGAAIALVALFLPGVLILIAALPFWDRIRSRSWMKGALRGTNAAVVGILGAALYDPVWSSAVHGAKDLLVALAGFVALLVWRAPPWTVVVGAMLATLGLAQLG; encoded by the coding sequence TTGAGCGGAACGGCGCCGCGTGACCGGGGCGCCGCGATCGCGCTTGTCGCCCTGTTCCTGCCGGGCGTGCTGATCCTGATCGCGGCGCTGCCGTTCTGGGACCGGATCCGGTCGCGGTCCTGGATGAAAGGGGCGCTCCGCGGAACGAACGCGGCCGTGGTCGGCATCCTGGGTGCAGCCCTCTACGATCCGGTCTGGTCGAGTGCGGTGCACGGCGCCAAGGACCTGCTCGTGGCCCTCGCCGGATTCGTGGCGCTCCTGGTCTGGCGCGCACCGCCGTGGACCGTGGTCGTGGGCGCCATGCTGGCGACGCTCGGCTTGGCGCAGCTAGGCTAA
- the phnG gene encoding phosphonate C-P lyase system protein PhnG produces the protein MDAPSDDAIARRQAWMATLAKAPLAELERAWAELDPPPAFTRLRPAETGLVMVRGRIAGSGRPFNLGEMTMTRAAVRIGDDLTGFGHVAGRSARHAELAALFDALLQDPARHDGLMARVVAPLAKQAAAGRQRKAAEVAATKVDFFTLVRGED, from the coding sequence ATGGATGCCCCATCCGACGACGCGATCGCCCGGCGCCAGGCCTGGATGGCGACGCTCGCCAAGGCGCCGCTCGCCGAGCTGGAGCGGGCCTGGGCCGAGCTCGACCCGCCGCCGGCCTTCACCCGTCTGCGCCCGGCCGAGACCGGCCTCGTCATGGTGCGCGGCCGCATCGCCGGCAGCGGTCGGCCGTTCAATCTCGGCGAGATGACCATGACCCGTGCAGCGGTCCGGATCGGGGATGATCTAACCGGCTTCGGCCATGTCGCCGGGCGCAGCGCGCGCCATGCCGAGCTCGCGGCGCTGTTCGACGCGCTGCTGCAGGACCCGGCACGGCACGACGGGTTGATGGCGCGGGTCGTGGCGCCGCTGGCCAAGCAAGCGGCCGCAGGCCGGCAGCGCAAGGCCGCGGAGGTCGCGGCGACCAAGGTCGATTTCTTCACGCTGGTACGGGGCGAAGACTGA
- a CDS encoding N-acetylmuramoyl-L-alanine amidase family protein, whose amino-acid sequence MSNEAIGRRELLRVAGVMGLGAFSLALTPEALAQTQARVAKAPVQRRTVVIDAGHGGVDPGCIGYSGTYEKYVAFDTAQAIARLLEATGRYHPVLTRTRDEFIPLHERVVRARAANGDLFLSIHADSIPDHSMRGASVFTLSEKASDAAAAALAAKENHSDVIGGVSMAGQTPEVSSILLDLARRQTNNLSIGLARELVTKLGSEVRMLEHSHRAAGFAVLKAPDIPSALVELGCLSNRDEDKLLRTAAYRRKLADGIVGSVDAYFTHVVRV is encoded by the coding sequence ATGTCGAACGAGGCCATCGGCCGTCGCGAACTGTTGCGTGTTGCCGGCGTCATGGGGCTGGGCGCCTTCAGTCTGGCGCTGACGCCCGAGGCGCTGGCGCAGACGCAGGCACGGGTCGCCAAGGCGCCGGTCCAGCGCCGCACCGTCGTCATCGATGCCGGCCACGGCGGCGTCGACCCCGGTTGCATCGGCTATAGCGGCACCTACGAGAAATACGTCGCCTTCGACACAGCCCAGGCGATCGCCCGCCTGCTGGAGGCGACCGGACGCTACCACCCGGTGCTGACGCGGACGCGCGACGAGTTCATCCCGCTGCACGAGCGCGTCGTGCGTGCCCGCGCCGCCAACGGCGACCTGTTCCTGTCGATCCACGCCGATTCGATCCCCGACCATTCGATGCGCGGCGCCTCGGTCTTCACGCTGTCGGAAAAGGCGTCGGATGCGGCGGCGGCGGCCCTTGCCGCCAAGGAAAACCATTCAGACGTGATCGGCGGCGTCAGCATGGCCGGCCAGACGCCGGAGGTGAGCAGCATCCTGCTCGACCTCGCCCGCCGCCAGACCAACAACCTGTCGATCGGCCTCGCGCGCGAACTCGTGACCAAGCTCGGCAGCGAGGTGCGCATGCTCGAGCACAGCCACCGCGCCGCCGGCTTCGCCGTGCTGAAGGCGCCCGACATTCCCTCGGCCCTGGTCGAGCTCGGCTGCCTCTCGAACCGCGACGAGGACAAGCTGCTCAGGACTGCGGCCTACCGGCGCAAGCTCGCCGACGGCATCGTGGGTTCGGTCGACGCCTATTTCACGCACGTCGTCCGGGTCTGA
- a CDS encoding outer membrane lipoprotein, which translates to MSRFSNMARSGCGLALVALMLNACQNGYSPDHYSSASMQQASKVDRATVQSVRSVDVDGTAGAGALVGGAAGGIGGSSFGSGGGSAAATLGGVLVGAAIGALVEKSATDTQAFEYIVQKQNGDLMSVTQKDAQPLAVGQKVMLIYGVKARLIPDTSNNPPAAPAS; encoded by the coding sequence ATGAGCCGATTTTCTAACATGGCGCGGAGCGGCTGCGGCTTGGCGCTAGTCGCTTTGATGCTGAACGCCTGCCAGAACGGCTACTCGCCCGACCATTACTCGTCGGCCAGCATGCAGCAGGCGAGCAAGGTTGATCGCGCCACTGTGCAAAGCGTCCGCTCGGTGGACGTGGATGGCACTGCGGGAGCCGGCGCTCTGGTTGGTGGTGCGGCCGGTGGTATCGGCGGCTCGTCATTCGGATCCGGCGGGGGCAGTGCCGCGGCCACCTTGGGCGGGGTCCTCGTGGGCGCCGCCATCGGCGCGCTTGTGGAGAAGAGCGCGACTGATACGCAGGCCTTCGAATATATCGTGCAGAAACAGAACGGCGATCTGATGTCGGTGACGCAGAAGGACGCGCAGCCTTTGGCCGTGGGCCAAAAGGTCATGCTCATCTACGGCGTCAAGGCCCGTCTCATTCCAGATACGTCGAACAACCCGCCGGCAGCACCGGCAAGCTGA
- a CDS encoding alpha-D-ribose 1-methylphosphonate 5-phosphate C-P-lyase PhnJ, translating to MSETLAGYNFAYLDEQTKRMIRRAILKAVAIPGYQVPFGSREMPLPYGWGTGGIQVTASVIGRSDVLKVIDQGADDTTNAISIRRFFARTAGVATTERTAAATIIQTRHRIPETPLRRGQIMVYQVPIPEPLRWLEPRETETRTMHALKEYGAMHVRFYEDIAHYGRIATTYDYPVIVNDRYLMRPSPIPKFDNPKLDMSPALQLFGAGREKRIYAVPPFTKVKSLDFVDHPFAIESWDQACSICGSHESYLDEVLTDDKGGRMFVCSDTDYCRSRATEARR from the coding sequence ATGAGCGAAACCCTCGCCGGCTACAATTTCGCCTATCTCGACGAGCAGACGAAGCGGATGATCCGCCGCGCCATCCTGAAGGCGGTCGCGATCCCGGGCTACCAGGTGCCGTTCGGCAGCCGCGAGATGCCGCTGCCCTACGGCTGGGGCACGGGCGGCATCCAGGTGACGGCGAGCGTCATCGGCCGGTCCGACGTGCTCAAGGTCATCGACCAGGGCGCCGACGACACGACGAACGCGATCTCGATCCGCCGTTTCTTCGCCCGGACCGCCGGCGTCGCCACGACCGAGCGCACGGCCGCCGCAACCATCATCCAGACGCGCCACCGCATCCCCGAGACGCCGCTCCGGCGCGGCCAGATCATGGTCTATCAGGTGCCGATCCCGGAGCCGCTGCGCTGGCTCGAGCCACGCGAGACCGAGACGCGCACCATGCACGCGCTCAAGGAATACGGCGCCATGCACGTCCGCTTCTACGAGGACATCGCGCATTACGGCCGGATCGCCACAACCTATGACTATCCGGTCATCGTCAACGATCGCTACCTGATGCGCCCGTCACCCATTCCGAAATTCGACAATCCGAAGCTCGACATGAGCCCAGCCCTGCAATTGTTCGGCGCCGGCCGCGAAAAGCGCATCTATGCAGTGCCGCCCTTCACCAAGGTGAAGAGCCTCGATTTCGTCGACCATCCGTTCGCGATCGAGAGCTGGGACCAGGCTTGCTCGATCTGCGGCTCGCACGAGAGCTACCTCGACGAGGTGCTGACCGACGACAAGGGCGGGCGCATGTTCGTCTGCTCCGACACAGATTATTGCCGAAGCCGCGCCACGGAGGCCCGGCGATGA
- the msrA gene encoding peptide-methionine (S)-S-oxide reductase MsrA codes for MPRSNPSPRRLALGRWLLPTGLLALGAYLVLQPAGHAADAVLLPAPTVDETAANAGTSETAVFAGGCFWGVQGVFQHVAGVSRAVSGYAGGVAGMAHYERVEEGDTGHAESVEVTYDPHQVTYGQLLRIFFSVAHDPTELNRQGPDVGPQYRSAIFIQNAEQQRVAAAYLDQLGRSSAFARPIVTKLEPFKGFYPAESQHQDFLARHPSYPYIAINDMPKLKNFERLFPVLYRAEPVLVSPATD; via the coding sequence ATGCCCCGCTCCAATCCATCGCCGCGACGGTTGGCACTCGGCCGATGGCTTCTTCCCACCGGCCTCTTGGCGCTCGGTGCCTATCTGGTCTTGCAGCCGGCCGGCCACGCGGCCGATGCGGTGCTGCTTCCGGCGCCCACCGTCGATGAAACGGCCGCGAACGCCGGAACCAGCGAGACCGCCGTCTTCGCCGGCGGCTGCTTCTGGGGCGTGCAGGGTGTGTTCCAGCATGTCGCGGGCGTGAGCCGAGCGGTCTCGGGCTATGCCGGCGGCGTCGCCGGCATGGCCCATTACGAGCGGGTCGAGGAGGGCGACACGGGCCATGCGGAATCGGTCGAGGTCACCTACGATCCCCATCAGGTAACTTACGGCCAGCTGCTCAGGATCTTCTTTTCCGTGGCCCATGACCCGACGGAGCTCAACCGGCAGGGGCCGGACGTCGGGCCGCAATATCGCTCGGCGATCTTCATCCAGAACGCCGAGCAGCAGCGGGTGGCGGCGGCATATCTCGACCAGCTCGGCCGGAGCAGCGCCTTCGCGCGGCCGATCGTCACGAAGCTCGAGCCCTTCAAGGGCTTCTATCCGGCCGAATCCCAGCACCAGGATTTCCTCGCGCGCCATCCGAGCTATCCCTACATCGCGATCAACGATATGCCGAAGCTCAAGAACTTCGAGCGGCTGTTCCCCGTGCTCTACCGCGCTGAGCCGGTGCTGGTGTCGCCCGCGACCGACTGA
- a CDS encoding carbon-phosphorus lyase complex subunit PhnI — protein MYVAVKGGEKAIDAAHALLARERRGDAAVPELGLAQIAQQLGRAVDRVMTEGSIYDPELAALAIKQAAGDLVEAIFLLRAYRTTLPRLAVSQPVETDRGLVRRRISAVFKDVPGGQVLGATFDYTHRLLDFALAAGTAPPPEPARAEPIGEAPRVADLLGRDGLIEPPPADDDASPGDLTRQPLDFPADRALRLQNLARGDEGWLLALGYSTQRGYARNHPFAGEIRTVDVAVEIVPEELGFPVEIGEITLCECDMVNQFAGTSEAPPQFTRGYGLAFGQSERKAMAMALVDRALRARELGEPVTAAAQDEEFVLSHSDNVEASGFVQHLKLPHHVDFQSELDLLRRLRADHERGSNDEGRENGK, from the coding sequence ATGTATGTTGCAGTCAAAGGTGGCGAGAAGGCGATCGATGCGGCCCATGCGCTGCTCGCCCGCGAACGGCGCGGCGATGCCGCCGTGCCGGAGCTGGGCCTGGCGCAGATCGCGCAGCAGTTGGGGCGCGCGGTCGACCGGGTCATGACCGAGGGCTCGATCTACGATCCGGAGCTCGCGGCGCTGGCGATCAAGCAGGCGGCAGGCGACCTGGTCGAGGCGATCTTCCTCTTGCGCGCCTATCGCACGACGCTGCCGCGGCTCGCCGTGTCGCAGCCGGTCGAGACCGACCGGGGCCTGGTGCGCCGGCGCATCTCGGCCGTGTTCAAGGACGTGCCAGGCGGCCAGGTGCTGGGCGCCACCTTCGACTACACCCACCGCCTCTTGGACTTCGCGCTCGCCGCCGGCACGGCACCGCCGCCCGAGCCGGCCCGGGCCGAGCCGATCGGCGAAGCGCCGCGCGTCGCCGATCTCCTCGGCCGCGACGGGCTGATCGAGCCACCGCCCGCCGACGACGACGCGTCACCGGGCGACCTCACGCGCCAGCCGCTCGACTTCCCGGCCGACCGGGCGCTGCGCCTGCAGAACCTGGCGCGCGGCGACGAGGGCTGGCTCTTGGCCTTGGGCTATTCGACCCAGCGCGGCTATGCGCGCAACCATCCCTTCGCCGGCGAGATCCGCACGGTCGACGTCGCGGTCGAGATCGTGCCGGAGGAGCTGGGCTTCCCGGTCGAGATCGGCGAGATCACGCTCTGCGAATGCGACATGGTCAACCAGTTCGCCGGCACCAGCGAGGCGCCGCCGCAGTTCACCCGCGGTTACGGCCTGGCGTTCGGCCAGAGCGAGCGCAAGGCGATGGCCATGGCGCTGGTCGACCGCGCGCTTCGGGCGCGCGAACTGGGCGAGCCGGTCACCGCCGCGGCCCAGGACGAGGAATTCGTGCTGAGCCATTCCGACAATGTCGAGGCGTCGGGCTTCGTGCAGCACCTGAAGCTGCCGCACCATGTCGATTTCCAGTCGGAGCTCGACCTGTTGCGCCGCCTGCGCGCCGACCATGAGCGTGGCAGCAATGATGAGGGCCGGGAGAACGGCAAATGA
- a CDS encoding Ldh family oxidoreductase has translation MASDETLVSADLLRRQLAAIFGAWGMAEDHIQTTLDIMLWADLAGIDSHGAGMMQLYHRLREQEKLTFRPEIRVVRENPATALVDGGGGLGHVPSVRAMDLACDKAATIGVGVAAVRNSHHYGAAGAYAERASDRGLIGIAMTAVARPSVVPLYGADAMFGTNPIAFAAPAKRNPPFLLDMATSTAALGKITIASRVGKPIPDGWAVDPDGRSITDPDAALSHRRLTPLGSTRAMGGHKGYGLAMMVEVLCTTLSGAQFGALRERRDPDAARHDVGHFFLAIDPDAFREEGAFEADLDEMIDALRATRAADPAEPVQVAGDPEVRARAERQRNGIPLSARLAQELRDIATAAGAPILIGS, from the coding sequence ATGGCATCGGACGAGACTCTGGTTTCCGCGGACCTGTTGCGGCGGCAGCTGGCGGCGATCTTCGGCGCCTGGGGCATGGCGGAAGATCACATCCAGACCACGCTCGACATCATGCTGTGGGCCGATCTCGCCGGGATCGACAGCCACGGTGCCGGCATGATGCAGCTCTATCATCGGCTGCGCGAGCAGGAGAAGCTGACCTTCCGGCCGGAGATCCGCGTCGTGCGCGAGAATCCGGCGACGGCGCTCGTCGACGGCGGCGGCGGTCTCGGCCATGTGCCATCGGTCCGCGCCATGGATCTCGCCTGCGACAAGGCGGCGACGATCGGCGTCGGCGTCGCCGCCGTGCGCAACTCCCACCACTACGGCGCCGCCGGCGCCTATGCCGAGCGGGCGAGCGACCGCGGCTTGATCGGCATCGCCATGACCGCGGTCGCACGGCCGAGCGTGGTGCCGCTCTACGGCGCCGACGCCATGTTCGGCACGAACCCGATCGCGTTTGCCGCACCGGCGAAGCGCAACCCGCCGTTCCTGCTCGACATGGCGACGAGCACGGCGGCGCTCGGCAAGATCACGATCGCGTCCCGCGTCGGCAAGCCGATCCCGGACGGCTGGGCGGTCGATCCGGATGGTCGCAGCATTACCGACCCGGACGCGGCCCTCAGCCATCGCCGCCTGACGCCGCTCGGCAGCACCCGCGCCATGGGCGGCCACAAGGGCTACGGCCTCGCCATGATGGTCGAGGTGCTGTGCACGACCCTGTCCGGCGCCCAGTTCGGGGCACTCCGGGAGCGGCGCGATCCGGACGCGGCGCGGCATGATGTCGGCCATTTCTTTCTGGCGATCGATCCGGACGCATTCCGCGAGGAGGGCGCGTTCGAGGCCGATCTCGACGAGATGATCGACGCGCTGCGCGCGACCCGGGCGGCTGATCCGGCGGAGCCGGTGCAGGTCGCGGGCGATCCCGAGGTCCGCGCCCGGGCGGAGCGGCAGCGGAACGGCATCCCGCTCTCGGCGCGGCTCGCCCAGGAATTGCGCGACATCGCGACGGCGGCCGGCGCGCCGATCCTGATCGGATCCTGA
- a CDS encoding 2-keto-4-pentenoate hydratase encodes MTDRALEAANLLISAHRSGQLIDRLPEALRPQTIEDAYAIQDHVTRALGAVTAWKVGQGGPTGPISIAPIYADRVFTSGVTLDPAKVPGAALEIEFAFRLGADLPARAQPYGYDEVMAAIEGFCPCIEVLSSRYTDRTIVPSVENLADGNANGALVYAGPLTAWRGLDFATQKVELEIDGKVCQSAVGTHPAGDPVTLVVWTANHLMTRTGGLKRGDVVTTGSLDGATPIEPGSRGVATYGAFGRAEVAFRG; translated from the coding sequence ATGACCGATCGCGCGCTTGAGGCCGCCAACCTGCTGATCAGCGCCCATCGCAGCGGGCAGCTGATCGACCGGCTGCCGGAGGCCCTGCGCCCTCAGACGATCGAGGATGCCTATGCGATCCAGGACCATGTCACGCGCGCGCTGGGTGCGGTCACGGCCTGGAAGGTCGGGCAGGGCGGCCCGACCGGGCCCATCAGCATCGCGCCGATCTATGCCGACCGGGTCTTCACGTCGGGCGTGACGCTCGATCCGGCGAAGGTGCCGGGCGCGGCGCTCGAGATCGAGTTCGCGTTTCGCTTGGGCGCCGACCTGCCGGCGCGGGCACAGCCCTACGGCTATGACGAGGTGATGGCGGCGATCGAGGGCTTCTGCCCCTGCATCGAAGTGCTGTCGAGCCGCTACACGGACCGGACCATTGTGCCGTCGGTGGAAAACCTGGCCGACGGCAACGCCAACGGCGCGCTCGTCTATGCGGGCCCGCTCACGGCATGGCGTGGGCTCGATTTCGCGACACAGAAGGTCGAGCTCGAGATCGACGGCAAGGTTTGCCAGAGTGCGGTCGGGACCCACCCGGCCGGCGATCCGGTCACGCTCGTGGTCTGGACCGCCAATCATCTGATGACGCGGACCGGCGGCCTCAAGCGCGGCGACGTGGTGACGACCGGCTCGCTCGACGGAGCGACGCCGATCGAGCCCGGCAGCCGCGGGGTTGCGACCTACGGCGCCTTCGGCCGGGCCGAGGTCGCCTTCCGCGGCTGA
- the phnF gene encoding phosphonate metabolism transcriptional regulator PhnF, translating to MVEAVGEAGTVERGQGVSLWRQIDRRLSAEIAGGAWAPGERLPTEQALSQRFQVNRHTIRRAIQAMVQRGLLRVEQGRGTFVQEGVIDYMIGRRTRFTENIARNRREAARVLLTSGEVLPPPAVAKLLKVPARQPVLMLETLSSAGGMPISLSTSYYPAARFPDLAALVAETGSITQALQRCGLADYARASTRVTARMATAEEARRLKQPVTRPVLLTEAVDVDTDGRPVSVAFTRFASDRVQLVLDSTSDAS from the coding sequence ATGGTCGAAGCGGTCGGGGAGGCGGGCACGGTCGAACGGGGCCAGGGGGTCTCGCTCTGGCGGCAGATCGACCGGCGCCTGAGTGCCGAGATCGCTGGGGGTGCCTGGGCGCCGGGCGAGCGGCTGCCGACGGAACAGGCGCTGTCGCAGCGGTTCCAGGTCAACCGGCACACGATCCGGCGGGCGATCCAGGCGATGGTCCAGCGCGGCCTGCTGCGTGTCGAGCAGGGGCGGGGCACGTTCGTGCAGGAAGGCGTCATCGACTACATGATCGGCCGGCGCACGCGCTTCACCGAGAATATCGCGCGCAACCGGCGCGAGGCGGCGCGGGTGCTGCTGACCTCGGGCGAGGTGCTGCCGCCGCCGGCCGTCGCCAAGCTGCTGAAAGTGCCGGCACGCCAGCCGGTGCTGATGCTGGAGACCCTGTCGAGCGCCGGCGGCATGCCGATCTCGCTGTCGACCAGCTATTACCCGGCCGCCCGCTTCCCGGACCTCGCGGCCCTTGTCGCGGAAACCGGCTCGATCACCCAGGCCCTGCAACGCTGCGGCCTTGCCGACTATGCGCGCGCCTCGACCCGCGTCACCGCGCGCATGGCGACGGCGGAAGAGGCGCGGCGGCTGAAGCAGCCGGTGACGCGGCCGGTCCTGCTGACCGAGGCGGTCGATGTCGATACCGATGGCCGGCCGGTCTCCGTCGCTTTCACGCGTTTCGCCAGCGACCGGGTGCAACTGGTGCTGGACTCGACCAGCGACGCGTCGTAA
- a CDS encoding 2-aminoethylphosphonate--pyruvate transaminase, with the protein MKLLIPGPVTTHPSVRAAMAEDYAPWDNDFRAIYARVYRRLLPIAGGAPDRHAVLPLQGCGHFAVEAAIRTFVPKGAKLLLPMTGAYADRAARLAEEAGRTVVRLPVPARTRTSVEAVTAALEADPAIGHVALVYSETGSGIIHDVPAIAAAVGRLGRRVLVDAVSAFGILPFDISALDMVDAISFTSNKGLEALPGMSFTVAPIERLDACRGNAGSWSLDLSDVYDHQSGAATPGARRNTRSVPGAARFTPPAQVVAALDVALDRYEAVGQAGRLARYTANMRTFYDGIVALGLTPCLPAHVQGPIIVNVAAPADPAWDLQRFVDGLKARGFLISNFYNTPEPSFRVGCIGAIEPADMAAAVRAMDAVLRDMGIKERAGTPS; encoded by the coding sequence ATGAAGCTGCTGATCCCCGGCCCGGTCACGACCCATCCTTCCGTCCGCGCTGCGATGGCGGAGGATTACGCGCCGTGGGACAACGACTTCCGAGCTATCTACGCCCGGGTCTATCGCCGGCTGCTGCCGATCGCCGGCGGCGCGCCGGACCGGCATGCCGTGCTGCCGCTCCAGGGCTGCGGCCATTTTGCGGTCGAGGCGGCGATCCGCACCTTCGTGCCGAAGGGCGCCAAGCTCCTGCTGCCCATGACCGGCGCCTATGCCGATCGGGCGGCGCGGCTTGCCGAAGAAGCGGGCCGCACCGTCGTGCGCCTGCCGGTCCCGGCGCGCACGCGCACCAGCGTCGAGGCGGTTACGGCGGCGCTCGAGGCCGACCCCGCGATCGGCCATGTGGCGCTCGTCTATAGCGAGACCGGCTCGGGTATCATCCACGACGTGCCGGCCATCGCCGCCGCGGTGGGCCGGCTCGGCCGGCGCGTGCTGGTCGACGCGGTCAGCGCGTTCGGCATCCTGCCGTTCGATATCAGCGCGCTCGACATGGTCGATGCGATCAGCTTCACCTCCAACAAGGGCCTGGAAGCGCTGCCGGGCATGAGCTTCACCGTCGCGCCGATCGAGCGGCTCGACGCCTGCCGCGGCAATGCCGGCAGCTGGTCGCTCGATTTGAGCGACGTCTACGACCATCAGAGCGGGGCGGCGACGCCCGGCGCCCGGCGCAACACGCGCAGTGTGCCGGGGGCCGCACGCTTCACGCCACCGGCCCAGGTCGTGGCGGCGCTCGACGTGGCGCTCGACCGCTACGAGGCCGTAGGGCAGGCGGGGCGGCTCGCGCGCTATACGGCGAACATGCGGACCTTCTACGACGGCATCGTGGCGCTCGGCCTCACGCCCTGCCTGCCGGCGCACGTACAGGGCCCGATCATCGTCAATGTCGCGGCCCCGGCCGATCCCGCCTGGGACCTGCAGCGCTTCGTCGACGGCCTGAAGGCGCGCGGCTTCCTCATCAGCAATTTCTACAACACGCCGGAGCCGAGCTTCCGCGTCGGCTGCATCGGCGCGATCGAGCCCGCCGACATGGCGGCCGCAGTGCGCGCGATGGACGCGGTGTTGCGCGACATGGGCATCAAGGAGCGGGCAGGGACGCCGTCGTAG
- the dps gene encoding DNA starvation/stationary phase protection protein Dps has product MHRTKIDLADNVRASVIGELSTALADAVDLSAQVKQAHWNVKGPNFIALHELFDQIATDVRDYTDLIAERIVTLGGTAYGTVQEAVSKSRLPAYPTDISAGSNHVEALSTALATFGKNVRASIDTTDELGDAITADVLTEVGRGIDKWLWMVEAHRQADS; this is encoded by the coding sequence ATGCATCGCACCAAGATCGATCTGGCCGACAACGTGCGCGCCTCCGTCATCGGAGAGCTGAGCACGGCGTTGGCCGACGCCGTCGACCTCTCCGCCCAGGTCAAGCAGGCCCATTGGAACGTCAAGGGGCCGAACTTCATCGCGCTGCACGAGCTGTTCGATCAGATCGCGACCGACGTGCGCGACTACACCGACCTGATCGCCGAGCGCATCGTGACGCTGGGCGGCACGGCCTATGGCACCGTGCAGGAAGCGGTGTCGAAGAGCCGCCTGCCGGCCTACCCGACCGACATTTCGGCCGGCTCGAACCATGTCGAGGCGTTGAGCACCGCGCTCGCCACCTTCGGCAAGAACGTCCGCGCATCGATCGACACGACCGACGAGCTCGGCGACGCCATCACCGCCGACGTGCTGACCGAGGTCGGCCGCGGCATCGACAAATGGCTCTGGATGGTCGAGGCCCACCGCCAGGCGGATTCGTAA